In Gemmata obscuriglobus, a single genomic region encodes these proteins:
- a CDS encoding transposase, which translates to MEGIIRDALRSAGGAFAPLYRAFGWVHRAVHILGQVELAGAVVRSQLSGLRGAMTRHRGGAVGKLGSAVDQFVKVSRSYRPGLFGCDDTVVRPRTNNDLEWTFGSHRHHERRATGRKAASPSLVLRGAAKLVAGLATRSREVTAADQHGPGRAAWKQRRADLETRRERRRFRRGPDGYLPEKPRKQAHPARFAGLEKTLAEHVATQRAFLGTQLRPCLDAAVAGREHVRFVNKSHCVYRTYLCCLWPITQPPTRSSATQRTGAWNAVTRTVVLVTDTTVVNTDTMCELPRKMAAVLSITLLYLPGYSPNLNLIERLWRFLKRKSVYGKYYPNFATFRAAIKDTLSELNTTHAEPLAALMALQFQEFEDVSLLTE; encoded by the coding sequence TTGGAGGGGATCATCCGAGACGCGCTGCGGTCGGCCGGCGGGGCGTTCGCGCCATTGTACCGGGCGTTCGGGTGGGTACACCGGGCGGTCCATATCCTGGGCCAAGTCGAACTCGCTGGGGCCGTCGTTCGGTCCCAGTTGAGCGGGTTGCGGGGCGCCATGACGCGGCACCGGGGGGGGGCGGTCGGCAAGCTCGGTTCGGCGGTGGATCAGTTCGTGAAGGTGAGCCGCAGCTACCGGCCGGGGCTGTTCGGGTGCGACGACACGGTCGTTCGACCACGGACAAACAACGACCTGGAGTGGACGTTCGGGAGCCACCGACACCACGAGCGCCGGGCAACCGGCCGCAAGGCCGCGAGTCCGTCACTGGTGCTGCGGGGCGCGGCCAAGCTGGTGGCCGGGCTGGCGACCCGTTCCCGCGAGGTCACCGCGGCCGATCAGCACGGGCCAGGTCGGGCCGCGTGGAAGCAGCGGCGAGCCGATCTGGAAACGCGGCGCGAGCGGCGGCGATTCCGGCGTGGCCCCGACGGGTACCTACCTGAAAAACCTCGAAAACAAGCTCATCCAGCCAGGTTTGCCGGCCTAGAAAAAACGCTCGCCGAGCACGTCGCGACCCAGCGCGCGTTTCTCGGCACGCAGCTGAGGCCCTGTTTGGATGCGGCCGTCGCCGGGCGTGAGCACGTGCGGTTCGTGAACAAGTCCCACTGCGTGTACAGGACGTACTTGTGTTGCCTGTGGCCGATCACACAACCACCCACACGATCATCAGCAACTCAGCGGACGGGCGCGTGGAACGCGGTCACCCGGACCGTCGTGTTGGTGACCGACACGACGGTAGTGAACACCGATACCATGTGCGAGCTACCCCGGAAGATGGCGGCCGTGTTGTCGATCACCCTGTTGTACCTGCCCGGCTACTCGCCCAACCTGAACCTCATCGAGCGCCTGTGGCGATTCCTCAAGCGCAAGAGCGTCTACGGCAAGTATTATCCCAACTTCGCCACCTTCAGGGCCGCCATCAAGGACACGCTGAGTGAACTCAACACTACCCACGCCGAACCGTTGGCCGCGCTCATGGCACTCCAATTCCAGGAGTTCGAAGATGTCTCACTCCTGACCGAGTAG
- a CDS encoding TIGR03009 domain-containing protein, with product MNRLRPNPLPVVQLRAALASPLDALPDAELLDRFARYADHPAFEVLLRRHGPMVLGVCRRTLGGSADADDAFQATFLVFLRKAKTVRGERLGPWLYGVAWRVAQKARTRAARLAAHRTEGVDMLPAADETAPIPDWLPVLDAELNALPAKYRDALVFCELQGRSRAEAARALGLREGTLSSRLARGRELLRKRLLKHGTLLPAGGVAALFTAAEVGRATVPAALLTLVSELAKSGATGAVPVAAARLTDEVLKSMFLTKLRTTGALVLLVCATAGLTAGWSAESSVPAAEPNQAAKASEPPKRAEDKPVVAPQPANKKATAPKRADREALQGWWVADRVDFGNNASDDEKEALLRQEGRLHFLVAGDVFWKITAGRSVVPQKFHLDTDKNPRWLTLSGFDPDESRQDKAIYELDGDALRVCMSVRGNGPRPAEFTREFFSPEDEPLMVLHLSRGKRLPVSETGLVGSWAGTEAAVQENINGQGKRAPAPRIEVIGGYLFARPVANGNAASWFGGTYTIDATKNPKWVDLDLFAPVEEGKGTKLYGCYEVTDGRLKLALGTRRTTRPLDFKGGNDTFVFDVTPTKPPRTGASAQPTPQIAPAGAPANDRPLPDKMEEPLNPKDLADAAAVARHLQAWEKWTAGVTNFRAEVKLKRTEASTGNTKTLSGATLYMKPHFAVLRLDNPDDSTKTDYEAYICNETAVYAYNGLAKTVTEFKRPPTLNPEAALFGFHFNSMKVGELQERFAISLFKTDEHYLYLDIKPRLAKDQCEFQHLRLALYNPGPLTKDVSYLPAAVYLVKPNGDKEQWWFTNPQVNIPGVGPKHFQYIEIKDKGWTVQKAPEESKPAPPAQADGPVQRLVKSGDYAEAELLLRARLPQQNGLNAAEDRLLLGICVFHRARDLRNKPDDAAMLAPKLMAEALKLFDEATAGTAGRTDDERAARVRTQTERSRNGLCCGTL from the coding sequence GTGAACCGCTTGCGCCCCAACCCGCTCCCGGTCGTGCAGTTGCGCGCCGCGCTCGCGTCGCCCCTCGACGCGCTCCCGGACGCCGAACTGCTCGACCGGTTCGCCCGGTACGCCGACCACCCGGCCTTCGAGGTGCTGCTCCGGCGGCATGGGCCGATGGTACTCGGGGTGTGCCGCCGCACCCTCGGCGGTTCCGCGGACGCGGACGACGCGTTCCAGGCGACGTTCCTGGTGTTCCTGCGGAAGGCAAAGACGGTGCGCGGCGAGCGGCTCGGGCCGTGGCTGTACGGGGTGGCGTGGCGGGTCGCGCAGAAGGCCCGGACGCGGGCCGCCCGGCTCGCCGCGCACCGCACCGAGGGCGTCGACATGCTCCCCGCCGCTGACGAGACCGCGCCGATTCCCGACTGGCTCCCGGTTCTCGATGCCGAATTGAACGCGCTGCCCGCGAAGTACCGCGACGCGCTCGTCTTTTGCGAACTTCAGGGGCGGTCGCGGGCCGAAGCAGCACGAGCGCTGGGCCTGCGAGAAGGGACGCTCTCCAGCCGGCTGGCCCGCGGGCGCGAGCTGTTACGGAAACGTTTGTTGAAGCACGGCACACTGCTCCCGGCGGGCGGGGTCGCCGCGCTGTTTACCGCAGCCGAGGTGGGCCGCGCGACGGTGCCGGCTGCGCTCCTGACCTTGGTGTCCGAACTGGCAAAAAGTGGCGCGACCGGGGCGGTCCCGGTCGCGGCGGCCCGACTCACGGACGAGGTGCTCAAATCCATGTTCCTCACGAAACTGCGGACAACCGGTGCGCTCGTATTGCTCGTTTGTGCGACGGCCGGACTCACGGCCGGGTGGTCGGCTGAATCGAGCGTTCCAGCAGCGGAGCCCAACCAAGCCGCGAAGGCGAGCGAGCCGCCGAAGCGGGCGGAAGACAAGCCGGTGGTGGCGCCACAACCGGCGAACAAGAAGGCCACGGCACCGAAGCGCGCGGACCGCGAGGCCCTTCAGGGGTGGTGGGTTGCTGACAGAGTCGACTTCGGCAACAATGCGAGCGATGACGAGAAAGAAGCGCTCCTCCGTCAGGAAGGGCGGCTGCATTTCTTGGTGGCCGGGGACGTATTCTGGAAGATCACAGCCGGTCGTAGTGTGGTCCCCCAGAAGTTCCATCTCGATACGGACAAGAACCCGAGATGGTTGACTCTCAGCGGATTTGATCCCGACGAGAGCCGTCAGGATAAAGCCATCTACGAACTCGACGGTGATGCCCTTCGCGTCTGCATGTCTGTTCGAGGCAATGGTCCGCGTCCCGCCGAATTCACGCGCGAGTTCTTCTCTCCAGAAGATGAGCCCCTCATGGTGCTGCATCTCAGTCGCGGGAAACGACTCCCGGTGAGTGAAACAGGACTCGTAGGTTCCTGGGCGGGGACCGAAGCTGCCGTTCAGGAGAACATTAACGGGCAGGGGAAGAGGGCGCCCGCGCCGCGCATCGAAGTCATCGGGGGGTATCTGTTCGCCCGACCAGTCGCAAACGGCAACGCCGCATCTTGGTTCGGGGGCACCTACACGATTGATGCTACGAAGAACCCCAAATGGGTTGATCTGGACCTTTTTGCCCCAGTCGAGGAAGGGAAGGGCACGAAGTTGTATGGGTGTTACGAAGTGACCGACGGTCGGCTGAAGCTTGCACTCGGCACCCGAAGGACCACCCGCCCGCTCGATTTCAAAGGCGGCAACGACACCTTCGTGTTCGATGTGACACCGACAAAACCACCTCGAACTGGTGCCTCCGCTCAGCCCACGCCGCAAATCGCACCGGCAGGCGCGCCCGCCAATGACCGCCCACTTCCGGACAAGATGGAAGAGCCGCTGAATCCCAAGGACCTCGCCGACGCGGCGGCCGTTGCGCGCCACTTGCAGGCGTGGGAAAAATGGACGGCCGGGGTAACTAACTTTCGCGCCGAGGTTAAGCTGAAACGGACAGAGGCGAGCACCGGCAATACGAAGACGCTCAGCGGCGCCACGCTGTACATGAAGCCCCATTTCGCGGTTCTGCGACTGGATAACCCGGACGACAGCACCAAAACCGACTACGAGGCGTACATCTGCAACGAAACCGCAGTGTACGCTTACAACGGTCTGGCGAAAACGGTTACCGAGTTTAAACGACCGCCAACACTGAACCCAGAGGCCGCGCTGTTCGGGTTCCACTTCAACAGCATGAAGGTCGGTGAGCTACAAGAGCGGTTCGCCATCTCACTCTTCAAGACCGATGAACACTACCTCTACCTGGACATCAAGCCCCGGCTTGCGAAAGACCAGTGCGAGTTTCAGCACCTGCGGTTGGCCCTGTACAACCCGGGGCCGTTGACCAAGGACGTTTCGTACCTGCCCGCAGCGGTTTATCTGGTCAAACCGAACGGCGACAAGGAGCAGTGGTGGTTCACCAACCCGCAAGTGAACATTCCGGGTGTGGGGCCGAAACACTTTCAGTACATCGAGATCAAAGACAAAGGGTGGACCGTGCAGAAGGCCCCCGAAGAGTCGAAACCCGCCCCGCCCGCTCAGGCGGACGGGCCGGTGCAGCGGCTCGTGAAGTCCGGCGACTACGCCGAGGCCGAACTGCTCCTCCGCGCCCGCCTACCGCAGCAGAACGGATTGAACGCCGCCGAGGACCGGCTGTTGCTCGGGATTTGCGTGTTCCATCGGGCGCGGGACCTGAGGAACAAACCGGACGACGCGGCGATGCTGGCTCCGAAACTGATGGCCGAAGCGCTGAAATTGTTCGACGAGGCCACCGCCGGCACCGCGGGCCGGACGGATGACGAGCGCGCCGCCCGCGTGCGGACCCAAACGGAGAGGTCACGCAACGGTTTGTGCTGTGGCACCCTCTGA
- a CDS encoding glucuronate isomerase, with the protein MPLDQLVQNLESALSKVPLIDPHSHIDPLKPVSKSLDDILGYHYYTELAHSAGMPQTLLAPEADPRDRVREIVKFMDRYDNTAQYAWFIDIAHTFLGLPESETRVSAGDADKLFDAALKTFAQPDWESQVFEKTRLEKIFLTNEFDDPLTGFDTAKYVPCLRTDTLVFHFDKPETRRRLEATTGIDVHDAASLRRALVRVFLRFTQNGAKACAISLPPTFHPAPFDDEHFYEQMQFHGYHDLASGIFWLIAELCRDFRLPFDLMIGVNRKVYPKGVYQGQDLFDQRTSLIQYRDLFNAFPEVTFPVSVLTSLQNQELMAYSWIFPNVLPNGHWWYSNTPPFIRKDLTERITAVPKTKLIGYYSDAYKLEFVKPKYGMYRRILAGVLADEFVRPGTLSETDAVALGTRLLRDNVREVFKV; encoded by the coding sequence ATGCCTCTCGATCAACTGGTTCAGAACCTCGAGTCCGCGCTCTCCAAGGTTCCGCTCATCGACCCGCACTCACACATCGACCCGTTGAAGCCGGTTTCGAAGTCGCTCGACGACATCCTCGGCTACCACTACTACACGGAACTGGCGCACTCCGCCGGGATGCCCCAGACGCTGCTCGCACCCGAGGCCGACCCGCGCGACCGGGTGCGCGAGATCGTCAAGTTCATGGACCGCTACGACAACACCGCGCAGTACGCGTGGTTCATCGACATCGCCCACACCTTCCTGGGGCTCCCTGAAAGCGAGACCCGTGTCTCCGCGGGCGACGCGGACAAGCTGTTCGACGCCGCGCTGAAGACGTTCGCCCAGCCCGACTGGGAATCGCAGGTGTTCGAGAAGACGCGGCTCGAAAAGATCTTCCTGACGAACGAGTTCGACGACCCGCTCACCGGGTTCGATACCGCCAAGTACGTCCCGTGCCTGCGGACCGACACGCTGGTGTTCCACTTCGACAAGCCGGAAACGCGACGGCGCCTGGAGGCGACCACGGGCATCGACGTCCATGACGCCGCGAGTTTGCGGCGGGCGCTGGTGAGAGTGTTCCTGCGGTTCACGCAGAACGGGGCGAAGGCGTGCGCCATCTCGCTGCCGCCGACCTTCCACCCGGCCCCGTTCGACGACGAGCACTTCTACGAGCAGATGCAGTTCCACGGCTACCACGACCTGGCCTCGGGCATTTTCTGGCTGATCGCCGAACTGTGCCGCGACTTCCGCCTGCCGTTCGACCTGATGATCGGGGTGAACCGCAAGGTGTACCCGAAGGGCGTGTACCAGGGGCAGGACCTGTTCGACCAGCGCACCAGCCTGATCCAGTACCGGGACCTGTTCAACGCGTTCCCGGAAGTGACGTTCCCGGTCTCGGTGCTCACCAGCCTGCAGAACCAGGAGCTGATGGCGTACTCGTGGATCTTCCCGAACGTGCTGCCGAACGGGCACTGGTGGTACTCGAACACCCCGCCGTTCATCCGCAAGGACCTGACCGAGCGGATCACCGCGGTGCCCAAGACGAAGCTGATCGGGTACTACTCGGACGCGTACAAGCTGGAGTTCGTGAAGCCCAAGTACGGGATGTACCGCCGCATCCTGGCGGGGGTGCTGGCGGACGAGTTCGTGCGGCCCGGGACGCTGAGCGAGACGGACGCCGTCGCGCTGGGCACGCGGCTCCTGCGCGACAACGTGAGAGAAGTGTTCAAGGTGTAA
- a CDS encoding metallophosphoesterase family protein has protein sequence MRLGILSDTHDEIERTRRAIEMLRAEGAEALVHCGDLASEAIVELLAVLPAWFVFGNHDADSVPYLYRAAAGTGVECLGWCGMIEAAGKRIAVTHGHMSSDVRQLLGEGPDYLLSGHTHIAAFTTTGAVRRINPGALKRADVFTVALLEVESGALRFLDVPG, from the coding sequence ATGCGATTGGGCATCCTTTCGGACACGCACGACGAAATCGAACGCACCCGGCGCGCCATCGAAATGTTGCGCGCCGAGGGCGCGGAGGCACTGGTTCATTGCGGGGATCTGGCGTCCGAGGCGATCGTGGAGTTGCTCGCAGTGCTCCCGGCCTGGTTTGTGTTCGGCAACCACGACGCGGACTCGGTTCCCTACCTATACCGGGCCGCAGCGGGCACCGGCGTCGAGTGTCTCGGCTGGTGCGGGATGATCGAAGCGGCCGGGAAACGCATTGCGGTCACCCACGGTCACATGAGTTCGGACGTGCGGCAGTTGCTCGGAGAGGGACCGGATTACCTACTGAGCGGTCACACCCACATTGCCGCGTTCACCACAACGGGGGCGGTTCGGCGCATCAACCCCGGCGCGCTGAAACGTGCCGATGTGTTCACCGTGGCACTTCTCGAAGTCGAGAGCGGCGCCTTACGCTTTCTCGACGTGCCAGGGTGA
- a CDS encoding thiamine-phosphate kinase gives MPGEFEYIAWLRARTPAHSRVRLGPGDDCAALEPPARELLVTTDMLMDGTDFILSEVGARRVGRKAMAANLSDIAAMAGVPTAATVSLALPNSHGADLARELFLGLRDVADAFNVPIVGGDTNSWAGSLVVSVTALGEATVRGPVRRGGARPGDWIFVSGPLGGSILGHHLDFTPRVAEALQLHELVELRAMCDISDGLSADLNHICEESRCGAVLDGDAVPITDAARELSRTSGRTPLQHALGDGEDFELVFTVSPEDGTKLLARRPFPSLAKIGECVETGLWLEINGTRQPLAPTGWVHSL, from the coding sequence ATGCCGGGCGAGTTCGAGTACATCGCATGGCTGCGGGCGCGGACGCCGGCCCACTCGCGGGTCCGTCTCGGCCCCGGGGACGACTGCGCCGCCCTGGAACCGCCCGCACGAGAACTGCTCGTCACCACCGACATGCTCATGGACGGCACCGACTTCATCCTGTCGGAGGTCGGCGCGCGGCGGGTCGGACGGAAGGCGATGGCCGCGAACCTCAGCGACATCGCGGCAATGGCCGGTGTACCCACCGCCGCCACCGTGAGTTTGGCTCTGCCGAACTCGCACGGTGCAGACCTGGCTCGTGAACTGTTCCTCGGGTTGCGTGACGTTGCCGACGCCTTCAACGTTCCCATTGTCGGCGGCGACACGAACAGTTGGGCCGGATCGCTCGTCGTCTCCGTCACCGCCCTCGGCGAGGCGACCGTGCGCGGACCGGTCCGGCGCGGCGGCGCGCGTCCCGGCGACTGGATCTTCGTCTCGGGACCGCTCGGCGGCAGCATCCTCGGGCACCACCTCGATTTCACGCCGCGCGTGGCGGAAGCGTTACAACTTCACGAATTGGTCGAACTGCGGGCGATGTGCGACATCAGCGACGGGTTGTCCGCCGACCTGAACCACATTTGTGAGGAGAGCCGCTGTGGTGCGGTACTGGACGGCGACGCCGTCCCAATCACCGATGCGGCGCGCGAACTGAGTCGCACCTCGGGCCGAACGCCGCTCCAACATGCGCTCGGTGACGGTGAGGATTTCGAGTTGGTGTTCACGGTGTCGCCGGAAGACGGCACGAAGCTACTGGCCCGCCGGCCGTTTCCGAGCTTGGCGAAAATCGGCGAATGTGTCGAGACGGGCTTGTGGCTCGAAATAAACGGAACGCGACAGCCACTCGCGCCGACGGGATGGGTTCATTCTCTTTGA
- a CDS encoding ATP-dependent Clp protease adaptor ClpS → MSGPTTLPETDVETEQRTRRQPPYHVVLLNDDDHSYEYVIEMLKALFGHPVEKGFLLARLVDTEGRAIVCTTSLERAELKRDQIHAYGPDPRIPRCAGSMSAELEAAE, encoded by the coding sequence ATGTCTGGACCGACAACGCTCCCCGAAACTGATGTCGAAACGGAGCAACGGACCCGACGCCAGCCGCCGTATCACGTCGTGCTGCTCAACGACGACGACCACTCCTACGAGTACGTCATCGAGATGCTGAAGGCGCTGTTCGGGCACCCGGTCGAGAAGGGGTTCCTGCTCGCGCGCCTCGTCGACACGGAGGGCCGCGCGATCGTCTGCACGACGAGCCTGGAGCGGGCCGAACTCAAGCGCGACCAGATCCACGCGTACGGCCCGGACCCGCGCATCCCGCGGTGCGCGGGGTCGATGAGTGCAGAGCTTGAAGCCGCCGAATGA
- a CDS encoding SpoIIE family protein phosphatase yields the protein MPSLILLKAPEGTATNKNVPLNADVLSIVIGRDEKECQVVIPHHAVSRRHAQIVRAGGQFYIEDLKSRNRTFVNSKEVPPGGRQALKPDDRIKICDFLYRFHDERAVRPQPLPDWLSKIRGDDDDDDGAQTTIEGSATSDRARSFLEVAPSDRLRALLEISTNLSRTHELDPLLAQVADTLFGVFKQADRCFVLMTEEHGRAVPKVVKSRRAGMEDTRFSKTIVRKTIESMQSYLSEDAGNDASLGPAASIAEFKIRSVMCVPLATADGRPIGALQLDTQDRTKKFSLDDLNLLTIVANLAGVAIEKARMVAQVLEREKEQKEMELARKVQLGFLPQTLPDIDGWEFYAHYSPALTIGGDYYDFIPLRDGRVAIVLGDVAGKGVPAALLVAKLSSEVRFSLLTVPDLAEAVSLLNDQLSNGGLGDRFVTLAVMVLDPRDNSFTLVNAGHMSPKLYRAATDELVDAISLDATGLPIGALPGYPYEQVKVTVEPGDSIAVFTDGVTDAMNPGGSMFGPAAVDRCLLPDDALGASGQQPKRLGERLVSTVRRHANGRAQNDDIAVVTFGRLEPTAGPNTSTDRMAAAGTQKIQVGGP from the coding sequence ATGCCGTCGCTCATTCTGCTGAAGGCCCCGGAAGGGACCGCCACGAACAAGAACGTCCCGCTCAACGCGGACGTGCTCTCGATCGTGATCGGGCGCGACGAGAAGGAGTGCCAGGTGGTGATCCCGCACCACGCGGTCAGCCGCCGGCACGCGCAGATCGTCCGCGCCGGCGGACAGTTTTACATTGAGGACCTGAAGAGCCGCAACCGCACCTTCGTGAACAGCAAGGAGGTGCCGCCCGGCGGGCGGCAGGCGCTCAAGCCCGACGACCGGATCAAGATCTGCGACTTCCTGTACCGGTTCCACGACGAGCGGGCCGTGCGCCCCCAGCCCCTGCCCGACTGGCTCTCGAAGATCCGCGGGGACGACGACGACGACGACGGCGCGCAGACCACCATCGAGGGGTCGGCCACCAGCGACCGCGCGCGGAGCTTCCTCGAGGTGGCCCCGTCGGACCGGCTCCGGGCGCTGCTCGAGATCAGCACCAACCTGTCCCGCACTCACGAGCTCGACCCGCTGCTGGCGCAGGTGGCCGACACCCTGTTCGGGGTGTTCAAGCAGGCCGACCGGTGCTTCGTGCTGATGACCGAGGAGCACGGGCGGGCCGTCCCGAAGGTGGTGAAGAGCCGCCGTGCCGGGATGGAGGACACCCGGTTCAGCAAGACGATCGTGCGCAAGACGATCGAGTCGATGCAGTCGTACCTGAGCGAGGACGCCGGCAACGACGCGTCGCTCGGGCCGGCGGCGTCCATCGCCGAGTTCAAGATCCGGTCCGTCATGTGCGTCCCGCTGGCGACCGCCGACGGGCGCCCGATCGGCGCGCTCCAGCTCGACACCCAGGACCGGACCAAGAAGTTCAGCCTGGACGACCTGAACCTGCTCACCATCGTCGCGAACCTGGCGGGCGTGGCCATCGAGAAGGCCCGCATGGTGGCCCAGGTGCTCGAGCGCGAGAAGGAGCAGAAGGAGATGGAGCTGGCCCGCAAGGTGCAGCTCGGGTTCCTGCCGCAAACGCTCCCCGACATCGACGGGTGGGAGTTCTACGCCCACTACTCGCCGGCGCTCACCATCGGCGGCGACTACTACGACTTCATCCCGCTGCGCGACGGCCGCGTGGCGATCGTACTGGGCGACGTGGCCGGCAAGGGCGTGCCCGCCGCCCTGCTCGTCGCGAAGCTCAGCTCGGAGGTGCGGTTCAGCCTGCTGACCGTGCCCGACCTGGCCGAGGCGGTGTCCTTGCTGAACGACCAGTTGAGCAACGGCGGCCTGGGCGACCGGTTCGTCACCCTGGCGGTGATGGTGCTGGACCCGCGGGACAACTCGTTCACGCTGGTGAACGCCGGGCACATGAGCCCGAAGCTGTACCGGGCCGCGACCGACGAACTCGTCGACGCCATCTCCCTCGACGCGACCGGCCTGCCGATCGGCGCGCTGCCCGGCTACCCGTACGAGCAGGTGAAGGTGACGGTCGAGCCGGGCGACTCGATCGCGGTGTTCACCGACGGCGTGACCGACGCGATGAACCCCGGCGGGTCGATGTTCGGCCCCGCGGCCGTGGACCGGTGCCTGCTGCCGGACGACGCGCTGGGCGCCAGCGGCCAGCAGCCCAAGCGGCTCGGCGAGCGGCTGGTGAGCACCGTCCGCCGGCACGCCAACGGCCGCGCCCAGAACGACGACATCGCCGTGGTCACGTTCGGCCGGCTCGAACCGACCGCCGGCCCCAACACGAGCACCGACCGGATGGCCGCTGCCGGCACCCAGAAGATCCAGGTGGGCGGGCCGTAG
- a CDS encoding RNA polymerase sigma factor produces MSDAALVQRCLTGNPAAARELVERFQGDVLAVCRRLLGSEHDSEDVAQEVFVRVFRSLARWDRERPLRPWVLGITVNRCRTWIGKRAKGPELADYLHEAPDRRPADDSAELTAEIRAAVDDLRTDYREVFVLFHEHGHPYELIAEAVGRPVGTIKTWLHRARLEILDRLRSRGLVPNEEQPPAPAVRGEEW; encoded by the coding sequence GTGTCCGATGCCGCGCTCGTTCAACGGTGCCTGACCGGAAACCCGGCGGCGGCGCGCGAGCTGGTCGAGCGGTTCCAGGGTGATGTCCTCGCGGTGTGCCGGCGGCTGCTCGGTTCGGAACACGATTCCGAGGACGTGGCGCAAGAGGTGTTCGTGCGCGTGTTCCGCAGCCTCGCCCGGTGGGACCGCGAACGCCCCCTGCGGCCATGGGTGCTGGGCATCACGGTGAACCGGTGCCGCACCTGGATCGGCAAGCGCGCGAAAGGGCCGGAACTCGCCGATTACCTGCACGAGGCGCCCGACCGCCGGCCCGCGGACGACTCCGCCGAACTCACCGCCGAAATCCGAGCCGCGGTCGACGACCTCCGCACCGACTACCGTGAGGTGTTCGTCCTGTTCCACGAGCACGGGCACCCGTATGAGCTCATCGCGGAGGCGGTAGGCCGACCGGTCGGCACCATCAAGACGTGGCTGCACCGCGCCCGGCTCGAAATCTTGGACCGGCTCCGCAGCCGCGGTCTCGTACCCAACGAAGAACAGCCACCGGCACCCGCTGTGCGGGGTGAAGAATGGTAA